A genomic segment from Branchiostoma floridae strain S238N-H82 chromosome 7, Bfl_VNyyK, whole genome shotgun sequence encodes:
- the LOC118419057 gene encoding von Willebrand factor A domain-containing protein 3B-like isoform X3, whose product MATTLDPVKIQAWREDPKFDLKHRDQPPRLDLYDFKTTVDMKVAIPTPPKSTWELDVTPAISTQKWLTMYGLKKNKLTMGQILPAIGFKHSDDYDYSLKKPVSSRYGEGLFQRFPRKDGKTFNVTVGKDKLKQIESRLMQAITLYKRRLEWLTSESRRTFGVIEEHCVVLVLDIKTMDPAEFEICRDIIRRVVNEQIANVAKFNLIRAQEDLSVWQPGGAIPYSAESRLSALTWLEQIDRMAGRSKTSTVESVIRAMNDPNAEAVYLFYEGDLSNDTQHLLRQKLVGHRYPLHIVSFNATSEHTTRFLRDLTKLTGGRFHAFTLREGRTPIGGVPPGAGVRPEVIELFEELEEARNTLAEVQVLIQEAPDPKTQMATVKPRPKVKSEQYMGSKEWLENYGIDARRMDFYDVISGCCFKHSDGVVELKKKPGDPHSQTDADTKNKLINAKYCDRFAHTNWKDGSVVHVHVTPEFHRHYEQRVSTVVQQVQRRIDWLREGSRELFGTVIEEQVYLLIDTSESMRDRLPFVKEKLFQLMQEQLRHKAKFNIVKFDTRAIPWRDRLADVNEQNLENAWQWVKGLTAGGTTNTLAAIRLALADHNTHAIYLLTDGRPDQLPKTILAQVQLHPQVPIHTISFNCDDIEANRFLAQMSHDTNGRYHYYSTDGRDPEGPEPFESEDIQLLKQEIERANSDLAKVAQLRDECAMLDWKNSGSKAIRNQRPDSASTSSSKSHSRSSSGPTPPSTHRPSSAPSHRRPMTALGFSHTTPSHTPRSTPRPRTANGYRSPAHAAHSHARHTPRRPRSRTSDLHKKPLFAGQTKTSLLRSMSAMSMTPRGFSTSGNTWMLPETKELFERQWVKYKESLDEADRILDKRKKKRKAIIPSHPLDMSSKKWLKKHGLVAKKLTIMDALAPTAIPHKAKYVPILDKHVVSKVFDESLPIAHASSSGKLRLVNPQAVDLVGYEERLQKAVDSYKKRLDMIVWRNLSQEERDQFDSEEAVSFLENRHAMMQALDRLGWPLPQQDILLLEDEIARGQKYLRQSTDLRKAAEKLHQSTEEEDDDDDTASETSGVEAGDETERSRTEFEGLGSVLEGSGGSAEKSTPGSGKHRVKKVLDKLKGHKVIARKEEDGFYYPGIVVKCPNSRHAIVDYHGNGRQLTPTRFVIPMGGARACPELRVGDFVLVKTTSEEDLECWVPGIVQMTPRRREAQLKFYTILQFDKKRVTSLRKGIMKIPKSRYVFACRYIKDAQQINYEIPSVDIVQRQATPDKAEDGERRPKSGRRGRHANNEDSGHVETSSSEMSGEEEEKGDSEKTGSSYSDTESETTKTSRSTVHSRERLSDLGTSPSPHTTPHVSDEKIEEILSHQKTLEDLQRKLQEQQEQQLEQQKAIQQELQKLSEAVKNKPEPDPEPEPEAVDHKPPTEGDLENIEEENDQERVREWLKKGEKEGEEKEKDSSQKSEGKEEETEEKSKTKEPSEKEETKVSMHMDPQGNESVIITQGDRGLLFSRKPPEVVPEKAAVARHSLPKLGPGQEVLARWSDEGWYYRGTVKQALGDDSYYIEDSVGDMERIFREDIITDEDDANNIIQSGDPVIGLHPSYSFSYAPGVVLEVLPDLWTVVRYYDGAEAKVPREEVYKMATEKFEKDVAYILQCEDSWVGHAVVARDDNDGAYHLGTVKERVGNGRQYIVQWANETMQVQSSSCIFGAFTKRHALALGDRVLAVADPVALIYLPGWITGTNGQKLVVKFCNGTTSAHINPRQCFWLSQEYFDIAVSFWKTKQGAK is encoded by the exons ATCCCAAGTTTGACCTGAAGCATCGCGACCAGCCGCCCCGGCTGGACCTGTACGATTTCAAGACCACGGTGGACATGAAGGTTGCCATACCGACCCCGCCCAAGTCCACCTGGGAGCTGGACGTGACTCCGGCCATCTCCACCCAGAAGTGGCTGACCATGTACGGGCTCAAGAAGAACAAACTGACCATGGGTCAGATTCTCCCGGCCATCGGCTTCAAGCACAGTGACG ACTATGACTATTCACTGAAGAAGCCAGTGAGTTCCAGATACGGAGAGGGGTTATTCCAGAGGTTCCCAAGAAAAGACGGCAAAACATTCAAC GTAACTGTAGGCAAAGACAAGTTGAAACAGATCGAGAGCAGACTGATGCAGGCCATCACCCTGTACAAGAGGAGACTGGAGTGGTTAACGTCCGAGAGTCGGCGTACGTTCGGAGTCATCGAGGAACACTGCGTGGTTCTTGTGTTGGACATCAAGACGATGGACCCGGCGGAGTTTGAAATCTGCAGGGACATCATCAGAAGAGTTGTCAATGAACAGATAGCGAATGTCGCCAAGTTCAACCTCATCAG AGCCCAGGAAGACCTGAGTGTGTGGCAGCCAGGAGGAGCCATCCCGTACTCTGCAGAGAGCAGGCTGTCTGCGCTGACGTGGCTGGAGCAGATCGACAGGATGGCGGGGAGGTCCAAGACTTCCACTGTCGAGTCTGTCATCAGGGCCATGAACGATCCTAAC GCGGAGGCAGTGTACCTGTTCTATGAGGGTGACCTGTCCAACGACACCCAGCACCTCCTGAGGCAGAAGCTGGTGGGGCATCGCTACCCTCTCCACATCGTCTCCTTCAACGCAACCAGTGAGCACACCACCCGCTTCCTCAGGGACCTCACCAAACTCACAGGAGGGAG GTTTCATGCATTCACACTTCGGGAGGGCAGGACACCGATTGGTGGAGTTCCGCCTGGTGCAGGGGTGCGACCAGAGGTCATTGAACTGTTTGAGGAGCTGGAGGAGGCCAGGAACACCCTAGCAGAGGTGCAGGTGCTGATTCAAGAGGCTCCTGATCCCAAGACACAGATGG CCACAGTGAAGCCAAGGCCTAAAGTGAAGAGTGAACAGTACATGGGATCAAAAGAGTGGTTAGAG AATTATGGCATTGATGCAAGGAGAATGGACTTCTATGATGTGATCTCCGGCTGCTGCTTCAAACACAGTGATGGGGTGGTGGAGCTGAAGAAGAAACCAGGAGACCCCCACTCACAAACTGATGCT GACACGAAAAACAAGCTGATCAATGCAAAGTACTGCGACCGTTTTGCCCACACCAACTGGAAGGATGGGtcagtggtacatgtacacgtcACCCCTGAGTTCCACAGGCACTATGAGCAGAGAGTCAGCACAGTGGTACAACAGGTCCAGAGAAG GATTGACTGGTTGCGGGAGGGCAGTCGTGAGCTGTTTGGTACTGTGATAGAGGAACAGGTGTACCTGCTGATTGACACCTCTGAGTCCATGAGGGATAGGCTCCCCTTTGTCAAGGAGAAGCTTTTCCAACTCATGCAG GAACAATTGAGACACAAAGCCAAGTTCAACATCGTAAAATTCGACACGCGGGCCATCCCCTGGCGCGACCGCCTGGCGGATGTGAACGAACAGAACCTGGAGAACGCGTGGCAGTGGGTGAAGGGTCTGACGGCAGGAGGAACCACAAACACACTCGCTGCCATCAGACTAGCACTGGCTGACCACAACACACACGCTATCTACCTGTTAACGGATGGTAGGCCTGATCAG CTGCCCAAGACAATCTTGGCGCAGGTGCAGCTGCACCCCCAGGTGCCCATCCACACCATCTCCTTCAACTGTGATGACATCGAGGCCAACCGCTTCCTGGCTCAGATGTCACATGACACCAACGGGAGATACCACTACTACTCCACTGATGGGAGGGATCCGGAGGGACCGGAACCTTTTGAG AGTGAGGATATCCAGCTCCTGAAGCAGGAGATAGAACGGGCCAACAGTGACCTGGCCAAGGTGGCCCAGCTCAGGGACGAGTGTGCAATGTTGGACTGGAAGAACTCAGGCAGCAAGGCTATCAG GAACCAGAGACCAGACTCAGCCTCCACCAGCTCCAGTAAGTCCCACTCCCGGTCCTCCTCAGGCCCCACCCCTCCCTCCACCCATCGCCCCTCCTCCGCCCCCTCCCACCGCAGACCCATGACAGCCCTGGGGTTCTCCCACACCACCCCCAGCCACACGCCCAGGTCCACCCCCCGCCCCAGGACGGCCAACGGTTACCGCAGTCCGGCGCACGCCGCTCACAGCCACGCCCGACACACGCCGCGTAGGCCCAGGAGTAGGACCTCCGACCTTCATAAGAAACCTCTCTTTGCAG GCCAAACCAAGACCAGCCTGTTACGGAGCATGAGTGCGATGTCCATGACTCCCCGGGGGTTCAGCACATCAGGAAACACATGGATGCTGCCAGAGACGAAGGAACTCTTCGAGAGGCAGTGGGTCAAGTACAAGGAATCCCTGGATG AAGCAGACAGAATACTGGACAAgaggaaaaagaaaaggaaagcaaTAATACCATCACA CCCACTGGACATGTCCTCCAAAAAGTGGCTGAAGAAGCACGGCCTGGTGGCCAAGAAACTGACCATCATGGATGCTCTTGCTCCAACGGCCATTCCGCACAAAGCAAAATATGTGCCCATTCTGGACAAGCATGTGGTGTCAAAGGTCTTTGATGAG TCCCTCCCCATAGCCCATGCCTCCAGCTCAGGAAAGCTGCGTCTGGTGAACCCTCAGGCTGTGGACCTGGTAGGCTATGAAGAGAGACTACAGAAGGCTGTGGACTCATATAAGAA GAGATTAGACATGATTGTGTGGAGGAATCTGTCACAAGAGGAAAGAGACCa GTTTGACAGTGAGGAAGCGGTGTCCTTTCTGGAGAACCGCCACGCCATGATGCAGGCGCTGGACCGGTTAGGCTGGCCCCTCCCCCAGCAGGACATCCTCCTCCTGGAGGATGAGATCGCGCGGGGTCAGAAATACCTCCGACAATCCACCGACCTGAGGAAGGCCGCGGAGAAACTGCACCAATCAACCGAGGAggaggatgatgatgacgacaCAGCGTCCGAGACGTCCGGGGTGGAGGCAGGAGACGAGACAGAACGCAGCAGGACTGAGTTTGAG GGTTTGGGCAGTGTCTTGGAAGGGAGTGGCGGCAGTGCAGAGAAGAGCACACCTGGTTCTGGCAAGCACAGAGTAAAGAAAGTGCTGGATAAACTTAAAGGGCACAAGGTCATCGCAAGGAAAGAAGAAGACGGTTTTTATTACCCTG GGATTGTAGTCAAGTGTCCAAACTCCAGACATGCGATCGTTGATTACCATGGCAATGGAAGGCAGCTCACGCCCACCAGATTCGTCATCCCTATGGGCGGGGCCAGGGCGTGTCCTGAGCTAAGG GTTGGAGATTTTGTGCTCGTGAAGACCACATCAGAAGAGGACCTGGAGTGTTGGGTACCAGGGATCGTACAGATGACACCCCGCAGGAGGGAGGCTCAACTTAAGTTCTACACCATCCTGCAGTTTGACAAGAAAAGG GTGACCTCTCTAAGGAAGGGCATCATGAAGATTCCTAAGTCCAGATACGTGTTTGCTTGTCGCTACATCAAGGATGCTCAACAGATCAACTATGAGAT TCCCAGTGTAGACATTGTCCAAAGACAAGCCACTCCAGACAAAGCTGAAGACGGAGAGAGGCGACCGAAGTCTGGCCGGCGCGGGAGACACGCTAACAACGAGGACTCGGGTCACGTGGAGACCAGCAGCTCTGAGATGAGtggagaggaggaggagaagggaGACAGTGAGAAGACTGGATCAAGTTACTCag ATACTGAGTCGGAGACTACCAAAACGTCTCGGTCCACGGTGCACAGTCGTGAGCGTCTGTCGGACCTGGGCACCTCTCCGTCACCCCACACCACGCCACACGTCAGCGATGAGAAGATTGAGGAGATTCTGAGCCACCAGAAAACTCTGGAGGACCTGCAGAGGAAACTACAGGAACAGCAGGAGCAGCAGCTGGAGCAGCAGAAG GCTATCCAACAAGAACTGCAGAAACTGTCGGAAGCAGTGAAGAACAAACCTGAACCCGACCCAGAACCTGAACCTGAGGCAGTGGACCACAAACCTCCAACAGAAGGAGACCTGGAGAACATTGAAGAGGAGAATGATCAGGAG AGAGTCAGGGAGTGGCTGAAGAAAGGAGAGAAGGAGGGAGAAGAGAAGGAGAAGGATAGTTCACAGAAAAGTGAGGGAAAGGAAGAAGAGACAGAGGAGAAATCGAAAACAAAGGAGCCTAGTGAGAAAGAGGAGACTAAAGTGTCCATGCACATGGACCCGCAGGGGAATGAGTCAGTCATTATCACTCAG GGTGATAGAGGGCTGCTGTTCTCACGCAAACCACCAGAGGTCGTCCCTGAGAAGGCAGCCGTAGCCAGACACAGCCTGCCCAAACTCGGGCCAGGACAGGAGGTTCTGGCCAGGTGGTCTGATGAGGGCTGGTACTACAGAGGTACTGTGAAACAAGCCCTTGGAGACGACAGTTACTACATCGAGGACAGTGTTGGTGACATGGAGAGGATCTTCAGGGAAGACATCATCACTGATGAGGATGATGCCAACAACATCATACAG TCTGGGGACCCGGTCATTGGCCTCCACCCCAGCTACTCCTTCAGCTACGCCCCCGGAGTGGTGCTGGAGGTACTGCCGGACCTGTGGACCGTGGTGCGGTACTACGACGGCGCCGAGGCCAAGGTCCCCCGGGAGGAGGTGTACAAGATGGCCACCGAGAAGTTCGAGAAGGACGTGGCGTACATTCTGCAGTGCGAGGACAGCTGGGTGGGGCACGCCGTGGTTGCTAGGGACGACAACGATGGAGCGTACCATCTGG GAACTGTGAAGGAGAGAGTAGGGAATGGTCGTCAGTACATCGTCCAGTGGGCCAATGAGACCATGCAAGTACAGAGCTCGTCCTGTATCTTCGGTGCCTTCACCAAGCGCCATGCACTGGCACTGGGAGATCGTGTGCTGGCCGTCGCCGATCCCGTGGCACTCATATACCTCCCCGGATGGATCACTGGAACAAACGGGCAGAAGCTAGTGGTGAAGTTCTGCAATGGGACTAC GTCTGCCCACATCAACCCCCGGCAGTGTTTCTGGCTGTCTCAGGAGTACTTTGACATCGCTGTCTCTTTCTGGAAGACCAAGCAAGGGGCTAAGTAA